A window of Spirochaetales bacterium contains these coding sequences:
- a CDS encoding caspase family protein, whose amino-acid sequence MMTATFRSNRFISRTVFIIVMLVSGLFLFPEDTGSRTVLRRFALVIGSNNGGKDRSVLRYATKDARSFSDVMMEMGAVAEENLVLLLDPGVEEISARFRTIRNITDGISGGPGRKEFIFYYSGHSDEEGLLLSGHHFTYARLRDEIARIKTDVRLAILDSCSSGAFTRTKGVLRRPPFLIDESSAMKGYAFLTSSSEDEAAQESDNIGASFFTHYLVSGLRGAADSSRDGLVTLNEAYSFSFNETLARTEKTQYGPQHPKYDIQLTGTGDLVLTDLRETSAGLLISNDIAGRLSIRDSSGNLLVELNKSDGYPVELGLKPGDYRIIADNHGELFCCEVSLHEGGITRLSRSGLVKITGEKTTVRGDDNTGGQSVEDKTGGMTITPFIFTFIPLGNGNDPGHAYNVSANLLIGNAPSIIGAQVSSIGNHAAFDVTGFQGAGIYNVTGRSLTGFQGGGIFNIAGEVEAGGQGAGIFNYTTGNLSYFQAGGIFNYVGGTLTGFQAGGITNIAKGEVTGVQIAGLLNLTDAAVNGVQAAGLINCGKDVAGVQVGLINIAHEVDGVQVGLINIAHEYRSGIPIGLVCIGKNGIFNLDFIYDSEGRTHLALRIGSHNVYGLLTGSLVPETEPLLWSFGAGFGVHIPSEPFYFDIDLSCHLMNEGPIDRESYGTDHLLPVLRGTAGLVFGRRIGLFAGSKINVLLPGCYNDIDTGVHMDFDLPPFEKPVRLAAEFFGGITFKIF is encoded by the coding sequence ATGATGACGGCGACATTCCGATCGAACAGATTCATATCCCGGACGGTCTTTATTATCGTCATGCTGGTATCGGGACTATTCCTCTTTCCGGAGGACACCGGCTCACGGACAGTCCTCCGGCGCTTTGCGCTCGTGATCGGGTCAAATAACGGGGGTAAAGACCGTTCGGTACTGCGGTACGCGACAAAAGACGCCCGGTCGTTTTCGGATGTCATGATGGAAATGGGCGCGGTCGCCGAAGAAAACCTCGTCCTCCTGCTCGATCCCGGCGTCGAAGAAATAAGCGCCAGATTCAGGACCATCAGAAATATAACGGACGGCATTTCAGGCGGACCGGGCAGAAAAGAGTTCATTTTCTATTATTCCGGCCATTCGGATGAAGAAGGGCTTCTCCTTTCAGGGCATCATTTTACCTACGCACGCCTGAGGGACGAGATCGCGCGGATTAAGACCGATGTCCGCCTCGCGATCCTCGACTCCTGCTCTTCCGGCGCCTTTACCAGAACAAAGGGAGTTCTCAGGCGACCGCCCTTCCTTATCGATGAATCCAGTGCGATGAAGGGATACGCTTTCCTCACATCGAGTTCCGAAGACGAGGCGGCACAGGAATCGGATAATATCGGGGCTTCCTTTTTTACCCATTATCTTGTCTCCGGACTCAGGGGGGCCGCCGACTCGTCGCGCGACGGTCTTGTCACCCTCAACGAAGCGTACAGCTTTTCTTTTAACGAAACCCTTGCCCGAACGGAAAAAACACAATACGGACCCCAGCACCCGAAATACGATATACAGCTTACCGGAACGGGGGATCTCGTCCTGACCGATCTGAGGGAAACCTCCGCCGGGCTCTTAATCTCCAACGATATTGCAGGAAGACTCTCAATCAGGGACTCATCGGGCAATCTCCTGGTAGAATTGAATAAATCGGACGGCTATCCAGTCGAACTGGGGCTCAAACCCGGTGATTACCGGATAATCGCCGACAACCACGGCGAATTGTTCTGCTGCGAGGTAAGTCTGCACGAGGGGGGGATAACACGACTTTCCCGGTCGGGTCTGGTTAAAATCACCGGAGAAAAAACCACCGTGCGGGGCGATGACAATACAGGGGGCCAATCGGTTGAGGATAAGACCGGCGGGATGACGATAACGCCGTTTATTTTTACATTCATCCCTTTGGGAAACGGAAACGATCCCGGGCATGCCTACAACGTTTCGGCGAATCTCTTGATCGGAAATGCCCCTTCGATAATCGGGGCGCAGGTATCGTCAATCGGAAATCACGCGGCCTTCGATGTGACCGGATTTCAGGGCGCAGGTATTTATAATGTAACCGGCCGCTCGCTTACTGGTTTTCAGGGAGGCGGAATCTTCAATATCGCCGGCGAGGTTGAAGCCGGAGGCCAGGGCGCCGGAATATTCAACTATACAACCGGCAATCTTTCTTATTTTCAGGCGGGCGGGATCTTCAATTACGTCGGCGGAACTCTCACCGGTTTTCAAGCCGGAGGAATCACCAACATCGCGAAAGGAGAAGTTACCGGCGTCCAAATCGCGGGACTCCTGAACTTGACCGATGCTGCTGTCAACGGGGTTCAGGCCGCGGGTCTTATAAACTGCGGAAAAGATGTCGCCGGTGTGCAGGTGGGACTCATCAATATCGCGCATGAGGTGGACGGCGTTCAGGTGGGGCTCATCAATATCGCACATGAATACCGGTCGGGCATCCCGATCGGTCTCGTCTGTATCGGAAAAAACGGCATTTTCAACCTCGATTTTATATACGACAGCGAGGGAAGGACCCACCTCGCCCTTCGTATCGGATCACACAACGTTTACGGACTGCTTACGGGCTCCCTGGTCCCCGAAACAGAACCCCTCCTCTGGTCGTTCGGCGCGGGATTCGGCGTTCATATCCCCAGCGAACCGTTTTATTTCGATATCGATCTCTCATGCCACCTGATGAACGAGGGCCCCATCGACAGGGAATCGTACGGTACCGACCACCTGCTTCCCGTACTGCGGGGAACGGCGGGGTTAGTATTCGGCAGGAGAATCGGTCTTTTTGCGGGTTCGAAAATCAATGTGCTTTTACCCGGATGCTACAATGACATCGATACCGGGGTGCACATGGATTTCGATCTTCCCCCTTTCGAGAAACCTGTGCGTCTTGCGGCCGAGTTTTTCGGGGGAATAACGTTTAAAATCTTTTGA